AACCAATTACATTTTTCCTACCTACCATTGTAACGCTTTTCCAGCAATTTTTCAATAAAAAATAAAAGGGAGAACGAAAAGTCGTTCTCCTTCATATTTCATTAGTTTGGATAGATGTATGTTACATACCCTTGTGCATTTGTTGGGTCAAACCATCCACGGTGATTACCGAGTGATTGGTTACCAGCATAGTTTGCTTCTGATACTTGAATGTTGTTAGCAGATTGCACTGCTGTTACAACTGCAACGTGTCCGTAGCCACCGTCGTTCCAACATGCGATCGCTCCAACTTGTGGTTGTGATCCTGTACGGAAGCCTGCTGCTGCCGCACTAGCTGCCCATTGGCCACCATTACCCCAGTAGTCGCCAGCCCATGGTGCCAAAGTCTTAGCACCCCAAGTACATTGACCTACAGGATAAGTTGATGCTGAAAGGCTATATGATGGAGTTGCAACAACTCCTGATGTAGCAACTGCTGCTTCTGCTGCAGGAGTTCCACCTGTATTATTTACAGCTTGAACTTGTGCTGCAAAGCTTGTATTTCCTGAAGCAAGGATCGCTTGTTGTTGCGCTTGTTGCTGGTTCTTATATGCTGCTTCTGCCGCTGCTGCCTCAGCTGCCGCTTTTTCAGCTGCCGCTTTTTGCTCTAAGAGACTATTTTTCTCATTTTCAGCAGTTGCTTTTTCAGCTGCAAGGTTCAGTTGAGCAACCTTGAGTTCAGCCTGCTTAGTTGTCAACGTTTGAGCATCGTCTGCAAGTTTTTGTTGGTTCGCAATGACTGTATTGATAGCTTCATTGTTAGCAACTTGTTTTTCAGCAATCTTTTCTTTATCTTCTTTTTGTTGTTCCAGCATTTTGTTGTTAGCCGAAACGATTTCGCTCATCGCTGCTACACGAGAGATAGCCTCAGTGATTGAAGCAGAGTTGATGATTGTGTTGATATAGCTTGTTGCTGTACCATTTGTTTGAGCACTACGCGCTTGATTTGCAAGAGACTCATTACGAGCAACAATATTCTTTGATAACTCTTCAATTTCAGCAGTAAGTTTCGCAG
Above is a window of Streptococcus cristatus ATCC 51100 DNA encoding:
- the pcsB gene encoding peptidoglycan hydrolase PcsB, coding for MKKKLLTSVLLSAVILSQGAALVNVKADSTDDKIAAQNSKIDSLTNQQKAAQAQVDEIQKQVSAIQKQQEVLQAENEKLNAESAKLTAEIEELSKNIVARNESLANQARSAQTNGTATSYINTIINSASITEAISRVAAMSEIVSANNKMLEQQKEDKEKIAEKQVANNEAINTVIANQQKLADDAQTLTTKQAELKVAQLNLAAEKATAENEKNSLLEQKAAAEKAAAEAAAAEAAYKNQQQAQQQAILASGNTSFAAQVQAVNNTGGTPAAEAAVATSGVVATPSYSLSASTYPVGQCTWGAKTLAPWAGDYWGNGGQWAASAAAAGFRTGSQPQVGAIACWNDGGYGHVAVVTAVQSANNIQVSEANYAGNQSLGNHRGWFDPTNAQGYVTYIYPN